In the genome of Amblyraja radiata isolate CabotCenter1 unplaced genomic scaffold, sAmbRad1.1.pri S31, whole genome shotgun sequence, one region contains:
- the LOC116969372 gene encoding zinc finger protein 664-like has translation MEDHMTEHNKKRYECDVCGKACRSPSKLEIHRRVHTGERPFDCSECGKSFKTANVLKAHRRVHTGEKPYGCSTCGKSFTQMSRLREHQRVHSNERPFTCSDCGKGFKSSKDLKVHRRLHTGERPYTCSDCGMGFTNSSNLLKHQRTHTVERPYTCAQCSKGFTHSSSLLKHQCTHTDEHSYTCAQCGKGFPHSSNLLVHQRTHTGECPYTCAQCGKRFTHSSNLLKHQRTHTGERPYNCAQCGKGFTHSSSLLEHQRTHTGERPHTCAQCGKGFTQSTSLQLHQRTHTGERPYTCTQCGKGFICSSRLLEHQRTHTREWPYTCAQCGKGFICSTRLLSHQWMHTGNRTVPSLACGERFAIGSHALSHQHVQTSGQPYDYPHCGESFDSVRGLTQHRQTHTGEQLLPQESMVAAADGLMSEALASG, from the coding sequence atggaggaccacatgacggagcACAACAAGAAGCGTTATGaatgtgacgtgtgtggcaaggcctgccggagcccgagcaagctggagatccaccggcgggtgcacacgggagaacgccccttcgactgctcggagtgcggcaagagttTCAAGACGGCGAATGTCCTCAAGGCCCACCGGCGAGTGCACactggcgagaagccctatggctgctccacatgcggcaagagctttacccagaTGTcgcggctgcgggagcaccagcgggtgcacagcaatgagcggcccttcacctgctccgactgcggcaaaggcttcaagtcgtccaaggacctgaaggtgcacaggcggctgcataccggggagcggccctacacctgcagtgaCTGCGGCATGGGCTTCACCAATTCCAGCAACCTGCTAAagcaccagcggacccacaccgttgagcgcccctacacctgcgcccagtgcagcaagggcttcacccactccagcagcctgctaaaacaccagtgcacccacaccgacgagcactcatacacctgtgcccagtgtggcaagggcttcccccactccagcaacctgctggtgcaccagcgcacccacaccggcgagtgcccctacacctgcgcccagtgcggcaagcgcttcacccactccagcaacctgctgaagcaccagcgcacccacaccggcgagcgtccctacaattgtgcccagtgcggcaagggcttcacccactccagcagcctgctggagcaccagcgcacccacaccggtgagcgtccccacacctgcgcccagtgcggcaagggcttcacccagtccaccaGTCTGCAGCTGCACCAGCGAacacacaccggggagcggccctacacctgcacccaatgcggcaagggcttcatctgctccagcaggctgctagagcaccagcgcacccacacaagGGAGTGGCCCTACacgtgcgcccagtgcggcaagggcttcatctgctccaccaggctgctgtcgCACCAGTGGATGCACACCGGCAACCGTACCGTCCCCAGCCTggcgtgtggagagcgctttgccattggCTCCCACGccttgtctcaccagcacgtgcaaaccagtggccagccctacgactacccgcactgtggtgagtcgtttgacagcgtGCGGGGATTGACGCAGCACCGGCAGACTCacaccggcgagcagctgctcccacaagAGAGCATGg